Proteins encoded within one genomic window of Psilocybe cubensis strain MGC-MH-2018 chromosome 2, whole genome shotgun sequence:
- a CDS encoding FAD-linked oxidoreductase (FAD-linked oxidoreductase DDB_G0289697), with protein MPPTVEPLSKELYEELGSSVRGQVYRRDEPGFADYSTIFNGNVVSASKAVVCPLDAEDVSKIVLFCVKHSLSPSVKAGGYGTAGWAIGGDIIIDLSKLAEVEIEPPNEDGTFTSLRDVASVNSKGKKVQSNLSVASSGKRRREEDANLRHYDSASLAVASFLRGPAFPPRSSKQEDGPSPSVRRRIDHHESSSSSLSPAPVISQTSSGSSNSGSDFREQSSSTVGTTPSPPPEDCATSGNGANALYLPPSIGAPPGANPFGYLDTTNNFPSIPPPTVLPSSYNSLPVMSSWGTPSDSLISNGPFSFGDAQMQIPAEVEPIYPHAYVTFGAGMRQKEIDTYTARQKLEARYITGSGDGIPYHVPFAAHPVGSSIMLLGGFGFLSRLHGLSVDNLVEVEMVLADGRIVVASEDEYTDLFYAVRGAGSCFGIATRYKAKAYPVPVVFAGNLLYRFNKATAPSLIKHFRDCVKGAPRELYANVLLTAGPAGKDSLVVIQMCYVGPEDKGKEYLQALSSWNGESCLLNEVNEKSFLHQQDSVAQVLRGKAGRQWFIRSALISSLPDDIINETVLQFADTPVGCTWLFELAGGAISDFENTCIPKSQREASFTIAALHQWEMDIDDDRCIDSAEEWIAGTLKPVHVGGPLPSFLGRHEPAERVKACFGANWSRLCEIKGFYDPKNLFKNSFWPLDAEGEIVEPQTHEPPTPEFLTTSVRGQKRKIFT; from the exons ATGCCTCCAACCGTTGAACCGCTCTCCAAAGAGCTCTACGAGGAGCTTGGATCTTCTGTTCGCGGTCAAGTCTATCGGAGAGACGAACCTGG GTTCGCCGATTACTCGACTATATTCAATGGGAATGTAGTAAGTGCCTCCAAGGCAGTTGTCTGCCCTTTGGATGCAGAGGATGTCAGCAA AATTGTACTATTTTGCGTTAAGCACTCCTTGTCACCATCGGTCAAGGCTGGTGGATACGGTACCGCAGGCTGGGCCATTGGAGGCGATATAATCATAGATCTCAGCAAGCTTGCGGAGGTGGAGATCGAACCACCCAACGAGGACGGCACCTTCACCAGTCTACGTGATGTCGCATCTGTCAACAGCAAAGGGAAAAAAGTACAGTCTAATCTCTCTGTGGCTAGCTCTGGGAAACGACGCAGAGAAGAGGACGCTAATCTTCGCCATTACGATTCTGCATCTCTCGCAGTCGCTTCGTTTTTACGTGGCCCAGCTTTCCCGCCGCGTTCCTCGAAGCAGGAAGATGGTCCGTCCCCAAGCGTTCGAAGACGCATTGATCATCACgaatcatcttcatcttctttgtCTCCCGCACCTGTAATTTCTCAGACATCCTCTGGCTCGTCCAATTCTGGTTCAGACTTTCGCGAGCAATCCTCTTCTACTGTTGGCACAACTCCATCACCACCTCCAGAAGATTGTGCAACCTCGGGTAATGGTGCAAATGCACTGTATTTACCTCCAAGTATCGGTGCCCCACCGGGAGCCAACCCTTTCGGCTATCTTGACACGACAAATAATTTCCCCTCAATTCCTCCACCGACCGTTTTACCATCTTCGTATAATTCTCTTCCGGTGATGTCTTCCTGGGGTACCCCGTCAGATTCTTTGATTTCCAATGGCCCATTTAGCTTTGGGGATGCCCAGATGCAAATTCCAGCTGAGGTTGAACCTATCTACCCGCACGCATATGTCACTTTTGGGGCAGGAATgagacaaaaagaaattgATACTTACACTGCCCGACAGAAATTGGAGGCCAGATATATTACGGGTAGTGGAGACGGAATTCCCTATCACGTTCCATT TGCGGCGCATCCTGTGGGATCTTCCATCATGCTTTTGGGAGGTTTCGGCTTCCTGAGCCGCCTACACGGATTGAGCGTTGACAACCTCGTTGAGGTGGAAATGGTGTTAGCCGATGGTCGCATTGTGGTTGCAAGTGAAGATGAATACACTG ATCTTTTCTATGCTGTCCGGGGAGCTGGTTCTTGCTTCGGAATAGCCACCCGGTACAAGGCCAAAGCATACCCCGTCCCCGTCGTTTTCGCGGGCAATCTCTTATA CCGTTTCAACAAAGCAACTGCCCCATCTCTCATTAAGCATTTCAGGGACTGTGTCAAAGGTGCCCCTCGTGAGCTCTATGCCAATGTTCTTCTTACTGCTGGGCCAGCAGGCAAAGACTCCTTGGTAGTCATACAAATGTGTTATGTTGGCCCTGAAGACAAGGGAAAGGAGTATCTTCAGGCTCTATCGTCGTGGAATGGAGAAAGTTGCTTGTTGAATGAAGTCAACGAAAAAAGTTTCTTGCACCAACAAGACAGCGTCGCCCAAGTCCTTCGTGGAAAAG CTGGGAGACAGTGGTTCATTCGCTCTGCCTTGATTTCTTCTCTACCTGATGACATCATCAATGAGACCGTTTTACAGTTTGCAGATACTCCTGTTGGTTGCA CCTGGCTTTTCGAATTAGCTGGTGGTGCCATCAGTGACTTCGAAAATACATGTATACCTAAGTCTCAGCGCGAGGCTTCTTTCACAATTGCTGCTCTTCATCAGTGGGAAATGGACATAGACGACGACCGTTGCATAGATTCGGCGGAAGAA TGGATTGCAGGAACTCTCAAACCAGTTCACGTAGGTGGACCTCTCCCGAGT TTTCTCGGTCGTCATGAACCTGCagagcgtgtcaaagcatGCTTCGGGGCAAACTGGTCACGTCTGTGTGAGATCAAAGGCTTCTATGATCCGAAGAACCTATTCAAGAATTCCTTTTGGCCTCTCGATGCTGAGGGGGAGATCGTGGAACCTCAGACACATGAGCCTCCCACGCCAGAGTTTCTGACAACTTCTGTTCGGGGACAAAAGCGAAAAATCTTCACCTAG